The following proteins are co-located in the Seriola aureovittata isolate HTS-2021-v1 ecotype China chromosome 7, ASM2101889v1, whole genome shotgun sequence genome:
- the LOC130172161 gene encoding protein SOGA3-like isoform X5, protein MMNPSSADSSRQPDNSSRKQQRSSSPAGLKDSGSKATQKGSNSSKLITSKQGGGGGGGGGGRSSRGHSPVSTGRERQAGGAPATKGAAAVQATGAENPTQSRPAAAATPEDTPRLAADAPSPSRADPNRVVSDQPCASKSPKLRSKNPRGGEAVAATSGNKKSSKGTVGCGPGFWKEGCLQSELIQFHLNKSLGKKGTKMQAKSASPPASEPELSPEPDSPQPAPQPDQRLQDEIEKLEDENEDLKTEIEEMRAEMDEMRDTFYEEDACQLQDMRRELERANKNCRILQYRLKKAERKRLRFTESGQVDGELLRSLEQDLKVAKDVSVRLHHELENVEEKRTKTEEENEKLRQQLIEVEVTKQALQNELEKAKELSLKRKGSKDGQKAERKTPQTPVEEENDDLKCQLAFIKEEAILMRKKMAKIDKEKDRLEQELQKYRSFYGDVDSPLPKGEAGGPPTTRESELKLRLRLVEEEANILGRKIVELEVENRGLKAELDDMREDSMAAAGVDGSGTGGQQCREQGEALSELRQQLQLVEDEAELLRRNLADVEEENKKVTNELNKLKYKAGSHEAGSRHGGGGADPAKVEALQEELKAARLQINELSGKVMQLQYENRVLLSNMQRYDLASHLGIRGSPRDSDAESDGGRDDDTPSASASSPRLLPPHRKREGPIGGESDSDEVRNIRCLTPTRSLYSPVDSRFLARSLKDRQQMIDIRIEAERLGRTIDRLIADTSTIIAEARVYVTNGELFARLDEDEEGGRIREHELLYRINAQMKAFRKELQTFIDRLDVPKQEDKQAEEPLSMLSAFTGEGTPCSDSGVLGRGEQEDSAGPEDGFGGSAGRGEERGGEEE, encoded by the exons ATGATGAACCCATCCTCTGCCGACTCGTCTCGGCAGCCAGACAATAGCAGCCGAAAGCAGCAGCGGTCGTCGTCTCCGGCTGGGCTCAAAGACAGCGGATCTAAAGCTACACAGAAGGGCAGCAACTCGTCAAAGCTCATCACGTCAAAgcagggaggaggtggtggaggaggagggggagggagaagcAGCCGAGGTCACTCTCCCGTTTCCACAGGCAGGGAGCGGCAGGCCGGAGGCGCTCCTGCCACCAAAGGCGCGGCTGCTGTCCAGGCTACTGGTGCTGAAAACCCAACCCAAAGCAGGCCCGCGGCGGCGGCGACACCAGAAGACACGCCCCGCCTTGCCGCCGATGCCCCCTCACCCTCCAGAGCAGATCCTAACCGCGTCGTCTCCGACCAGCCCTGCGCATCCAAATCCCCCAAACTGAGGAGCAAAAATCCGAGAGGAGGGGAGGCCGTTGCGGCGACGAGCGGCAACAAGAAGAGCTCCAAAGGCACAGTAGGCTGCGGGCCTGGTTTCTGGAAGGAGGGATGCTTGCAATCCGAGCTCATACAGTTTCACTTGAATAAGAGTTTGGGGAAGAAAGGGACAAAGATGCAGGCGAAATCAGCGTCTCCGCCCGCCTCAGAGCCGGAGCTGTCCCCCGAGCCCGACAGTCCACAGCCGGCTCCACAGCCAGACCAGAGACTGCAGGACGAGATAGAGAAGCTGGAGGATGAAAACGAGGATCTTAAG ACTGAAATCGAGGAGATGCGGGCAGAGATGGATGAGATGCGGGACACCTTCTATGAGGAGGACGCCTGCCAGCTGCAGGACATGcgcagagagctggagagagccAACAAGAACTGCCGGATCCTCCAATACCGACTTAAGAAGGCCGAGAGGAAGAGGCTCCGGTTCACAGAAAGTGGCCAGGTGGATGGGGAGCTGCTCAGAAGTCTGGAGCAAGACCTGAAG GTGGCCAAGGATGTGTCTGTGCGTCTGCACCATGAGCTGGAgaatgtggaggagaagaggacaaagacagaggaggagaatgagaagCTGAGGCAGCAGCTGATAGAAGTGGAGGTCACCAAGCAGGCCCTGCAGAACGAGCTGGAGAAAGCCAAAGAG CTCTCACTGAAGAGAAAAGGAAGTAAGGAtggacagaaagcagagagaaagactcCACAGACCCCAGTCGAG GAAGAAAATGATGATCTGAAATGCCAACTAGCCTTCATCAAGGAGGAAGCCATCttgatgaggaagaagatggCAAAGATCGACAAGGAAAAGGACCGActggagcaggagctgcagaAGTACCGCTCCTTCTACGGGGACGTGGACAGCCCTCTGCCTAAAGGTGAGGCTGGGGGGCCTCCAACCACTCGCGAATCAGAGCTGAAGCTCCGCTTGCgcctggtggaggaggaggcgaaTATCCTGGGGAGGAAGATTgtggagctggaggtggagaacAGGGGACTGAAGGCAGAGCTGGACGACATGAGGGAGGACAG TATGGCGGCAGCAGGAGTGGACGGCTCTGGCACTGGAGGTCAACAGTGCAGGGAGCAGGGCGAGGCCCTGTCAGAGCTgaggcagcagcttcagctggTGGAAGATGAGGCAGAACTTCTTCGCAGGAATTTAGCAGATGTGGAAGAAGAGAACAAAAAG GTGACAAATGAACTCAATAAACTGAAGTACAAGGCTGGATCCCATGAAGCTGGATCGAGACATGGAGGag gaggagctgaccCCGCTAAAGTGGAGGCcctccaggaggagctgaaagCAGCGCGTCTGCAGATCAATGAACTGAGCGGCAAAGTCATGCAGCTCCAGTACGAGAACCGAGTGCTGCTCTCCAACATGCAGCGCTATGACCTGGCCTCCCACCTGGGCATCCGTGGCAGCCCGCGGGACAGTGACGCAGAGAGCGACGGAGGACGGGACGATGACACCCCCTCGGCCTCAGCTTCCTCCCCTCGCCTCCTCCCGCCCCACCGCAAGCGCGAGGGCCCTATTGGAGGGGAAAGTGACTCAGATGAGGTGAGGAACATCCGCTGCCTCACCCCGACACGCTCCCTTTACTCACCTGTGGACAGCCGTTTTTTAGCCAGAAGCCTGAAGGACCGACAGCAGATGATAGACATCCGCATAGAGGCGGAGAGGCTGGGTCGGACCATCGACAGGCTCATCGCTGACACCAGCACTATCATCGCTGAGGCCCGAGTATACGTCACCAACGGAGAGCTGTTTGCCAGGctggatgaggatgaagaaggtGGCAG GATCAGAGAGCATGAGCTGCTGTATCGCATCAACGCCCAGATGAAAGCCTTCAGGAAGGAGCTGCAGACCTTCATAGACCGGCTGGATGTCCCCAAGCAGGAGGATAAACAGGCAGAGGAGCCGCTGTCT ATGCTTTCAGCGTTTACTGGAGAGGGAACACCGTGCAGCGACAGTGGAGTATTAG GGAGGGGAGAACAGGAGGATTCTGCTGGACCTGAAGACGGTTTTGGAGGAAGTGCAGgcagaggtgaagagagaggaggagaagaggagtga
- the LOC130172161 gene encoding protein SOGA3-like isoform X7: protein MMNPSSADSSRQPDNSSRKQQRSSSPAGLKDSGSKATQKGSNSSKLITSKQGGGGGGGGGGRSSRGHSPVSTGRERQAGGAPATKGAAAVQATGAENPTQSRPAAAATPEDTPRLAADAPSPSRADPNRVVSDQPCASKSPKLRSKNPRGGEAVAATSGNKKSSKGTVGCGPGFWKEGCLQSELIQFHLNKSLGKKGTKMQAKSASPPASEPELSPEPDSPQPAPQPDQRLQDEIEKLEDENEDLKTEIEEMRAEMDEMRDTFYEEDACQLQDMRRELERANKNCRILQYRLKKAERKRLRFTESGQVDGELLRSLEQDLKVAKDVSVRLHHELENVEEKRTKTEEENEKLRQQLIEVEVTKQALQNELEKAKELSLKRKGSKDGQKAERKTPQTPVEEENDDLKCQLAFIKEEAILMRKKMAKIDKEKDRLEQELQKYRSFYGDVDSPLPKGEAGGPPTTRESELKLRLRLVEEEANILGRKIVELEVENRGLKAELDDMREDSMAAAGVDGSGTGGQQCREQGEALSELRQQLQLVEDEAELLRRNLADVEEENKKVTNELNKLKYKAGSHEAGSRHGGGGADPAKVEALQEELKAARLQINELSGKVMQLQYENRVLLSNMQRYDLASHLGIRGSPRDSDAESDGGRDDDTPSASASSPRLLPPHRKREGPIGGESDSDEVRNIRCLTPTRSLYSPVDSRFLARSLKDRQQMIDIRIEAERLGRTIDRLIADTSTIIAEARVYVTNGELFARLDEDEEGGRIREHELLYRINAQMKAFRKELQTFIDRLDVPKQEDKQAEEPLSMFQPIILLILILVLFSSLSYATIFKLVFLFTLFFVL from the exons ATGATGAACCCATCCTCTGCCGACTCGTCTCGGCAGCCAGACAATAGCAGCCGAAAGCAGCAGCGGTCGTCGTCTCCGGCTGGGCTCAAAGACAGCGGATCTAAAGCTACACAGAAGGGCAGCAACTCGTCAAAGCTCATCACGTCAAAgcagggaggaggtggtggaggaggagggggagggagaagcAGCCGAGGTCACTCTCCCGTTTCCACAGGCAGGGAGCGGCAGGCCGGAGGCGCTCCTGCCACCAAAGGCGCGGCTGCTGTCCAGGCTACTGGTGCTGAAAACCCAACCCAAAGCAGGCCCGCGGCGGCGGCGACACCAGAAGACACGCCCCGCCTTGCCGCCGATGCCCCCTCACCCTCCAGAGCAGATCCTAACCGCGTCGTCTCCGACCAGCCCTGCGCATCCAAATCCCCCAAACTGAGGAGCAAAAATCCGAGAGGAGGGGAGGCCGTTGCGGCGACGAGCGGCAACAAGAAGAGCTCCAAAGGCACAGTAGGCTGCGGGCCTGGTTTCTGGAAGGAGGGATGCTTGCAATCCGAGCTCATACAGTTTCACTTGAATAAGAGTTTGGGGAAGAAAGGGACAAAGATGCAGGCGAAATCAGCGTCTCCGCCCGCCTCAGAGCCGGAGCTGTCCCCCGAGCCCGACAGTCCACAGCCGGCTCCACAGCCAGACCAGAGACTGCAGGACGAGATAGAGAAGCTGGAGGATGAAAACGAGGATCTTAAG ACTGAAATCGAGGAGATGCGGGCAGAGATGGATGAGATGCGGGACACCTTCTATGAGGAGGACGCCTGCCAGCTGCAGGACATGcgcagagagctggagagagccAACAAGAACTGCCGGATCCTCCAATACCGACTTAAGAAGGCCGAGAGGAAGAGGCTCCGGTTCACAGAAAGTGGCCAGGTGGATGGGGAGCTGCTCAGAAGTCTGGAGCAAGACCTGAAG GTGGCCAAGGATGTGTCTGTGCGTCTGCACCATGAGCTGGAgaatgtggaggagaagaggacaaagacagaggaggagaatgagaagCTGAGGCAGCAGCTGATAGAAGTGGAGGTCACCAAGCAGGCCCTGCAGAACGAGCTGGAGAAAGCCAAAGAG CTCTCACTGAAGAGAAAAGGAAGTAAGGAtggacagaaagcagagagaaagactcCACAGACCCCAGTCGAG GAAGAAAATGATGATCTGAAATGCCAACTAGCCTTCATCAAGGAGGAAGCCATCttgatgaggaagaagatggCAAAGATCGACAAGGAAAAGGACCGActggagcaggagctgcagaAGTACCGCTCCTTCTACGGGGACGTGGACAGCCCTCTGCCTAAAGGTGAGGCTGGGGGGCCTCCAACCACTCGCGAATCAGAGCTGAAGCTCCGCTTGCgcctggtggaggaggaggcgaaTATCCTGGGGAGGAAGATTgtggagctggaggtggagaacAGGGGACTGAAGGCAGAGCTGGACGACATGAGGGAGGACAG TATGGCGGCAGCAGGAGTGGACGGCTCTGGCACTGGAGGTCAACAGTGCAGGGAGCAGGGCGAGGCCCTGTCAGAGCTgaggcagcagcttcagctggTGGAAGATGAGGCAGAACTTCTTCGCAGGAATTTAGCAGATGTGGAAGAAGAGAACAAAAAG GTGACAAATGAACTCAATAAACTGAAGTACAAGGCTGGATCCCATGAAGCTGGATCGAGACATGGAGGag gaggagctgaccCCGCTAAAGTGGAGGCcctccaggaggagctgaaagCAGCGCGTCTGCAGATCAATGAACTGAGCGGCAAAGTCATGCAGCTCCAGTACGAGAACCGAGTGCTGCTCTCCAACATGCAGCGCTATGACCTGGCCTCCCACCTGGGCATCCGTGGCAGCCCGCGGGACAGTGACGCAGAGAGCGACGGAGGACGGGACGATGACACCCCCTCGGCCTCAGCTTCCTCCCCTCGCCTCCTCCCGCCCCACCGCAAGCGCGAGGGCCCTATTGGAGGGGAAAGTGACTCAGATGAGGTGAGGAACATCCGCTGCCTCACCCCGACACGCTCCCTTTACTCACCTGTGGACAGCCGTTTTTTAGCCAGAAGCCTGAAGGACCGACAGCAGATGATAGACATCCGCATAGAGGCGGAGAGGCTGGGTCGGACCATCGACAGGCTCATCGCTGACACCAGCACTATCATCGCTGAGGCCCGAGTATACGTCACCAACGGAGAGCTGTTTGCCAGGctggatgaggatgaagaaggtGGCAG GATCAGAGAGCATGAGCTGCTGTATCGCATCAACGCCCAGATGAAAGCCTTCAGGAAGGAGCTGCAGACCTTCATAGACCGGCTGGATGTCCCCAAGCAGGAGGATAAACAGGCAGAGGAGCCGCTGTCT ATGTTTCAGCCCATTATTTTGCTGATCCTCATTCTTGTTCTGTTTTCCTCACTCTCTTATGCCACCATCTTTAAATTGGTATTCCTTTTCACCCTGTTCTTTGTTCTGTGA
- the LOC130172161 gene encoding protein SOGA3-like isoform X6 codes for MMNPSSADSSRQPDNSSRKQQRSSSPAGLKDSGSKATQKGSNSSKLITSKQGGGGGGGGGGRSSRGHSPVSTGRERQAGGAPATKGAAAVQATGAENPTQSRPAAAATPEDTPRLAADAPSPSRADPNRVVSDQPCASKSPKLRSKNPRGGEAVAATSGNKKSSKGTVGCGPGFWKEGCLQSELIQFHLNKSLGKKGTKMQAKSASPPASEPELSPEPDSPQPAPQPDQRLQDEIEKLEDENEDLKTEIEEMRAEMDEMRDTFYEEDACQLQDMRRELERANKNCRILQYRLKKAERKRLRFTESGQVDGELLRSLEQDLKVAKDVSVRLHHELENVEEKRTKTEEENEKLRQQLIEVEVTKQALQNELEKAKELSLKRKGSKDGQKAERKTPQTPVEEENDDLKCQLAFIKEEAILMRKKMAKIDKEKDRLEQELQKYRSFYGDVDSPLPKGEAGGPPTTRESELKLRLRLVEEEANILGRKIVELEVENRGLKAELDDMREDSMAAAGVDGSGTGGQQCREQGEALSELRQQLQLVEDEAELLRRNLADVEEENKKVTNELNKLKYKAGSHEAGSRHGGGGADPAKVEALQEELKAARLQINELSGKVMQLQYENRVLLSNMQRYDLASHLGIRGSPRDSDAESDGGRDDDTPSASASSPRLLPPHRKREGPIGGESDSDEVRNIRCLTPTRSLYSPVDSRFLARSLKDRQQMIDIRIEAERLGRTIDRLIADTSTIIAEARVYVTNGELFARLDEDEEGGRIREHELLYRINAQMKAFRKELQTFIDRLDVPKQEDKQAEEPLSVTQGTGHYHFPHMTQATHVLRCFQRLLEREHRAATVEY; via the exons ATGATGAACCCATCCTCTGCCGACTCGTCTCGGCAGCCAGACAATAGCAGCCGAAAGCAGCAGCGGTCGTCGTCTCCGGCTGGGCTCAAAGACAGCGGATCTAAAGCTACACAGAAGGGCAGCAACTCGTCAAAGCTCATCACGTCAAAgcagggaggaggtggtggaggaggagggggagggagaagcAGCCGAGGTCACTCTCCCGTTTCCACAGGCAGGGAGCGGCAGGCCGGAGGCGCTCCTGCCACCAAAGGCGCGGCTGCTGTCCAGGCTACTGGTGCTGAAAACCCAACCCAAAGCAGGCCCGCGGCGGCGGCGACACCAGAAGACACGCCCCGCCTTGCCGCCGATGCCCCCTCACCCTCCAGAGCAGATCCTAACCGCGTCGTCTCCGACCAGCCCTGCGCATCCAAATCCCCCAAACTGAGGAGCAAAAATCCGAGAGGAGGGGAGGCCGTTGCGGCGACGAGCGGCAACAAGAAGAGCTCCAAAGGCACAGTAGGCTGCGGGCCTGGTTTCTGGAAGGAGGGATGCTTGCAATCCGAGCTCATACAGTTTCACTTGAATAAGAGTTTGGGGAAGAAAGGGACAAAGATGCAGGCGAAATCAGCGTCTCCGCCCGCCTCAGAGCCGGAGCTGTCCCCCGAGCCCGACAGTCCACAGCCGGCTCCACAGCCAGACCAGAGACTGCAGGACGAGATAGAGAAGCTGGAGGATGAAAACGAGGATCTTAAG ACTGAAATCGAGGAGATGCGGGCAGAGATGGATGAGATGCGGGACACCTTCTATGAGGAGGACGCCTGCCAGCTGCAGGACATGcgcagagagctggagagagccAACAAGAACTGCCGGATCCTCCAATACCGACTTAAGAAGGCCGAGAGGAAGAGGCTCCGGTTCACAGAAAGTGGCCAGGTGGATGGGGAGCTGCTCAGAAGTCTGGAGCAAGACCTGAAG GTGGCCAAGGATGTGTCTGTGCGTCTGCACCATGAGCTGGAgaatgtggaggagaagaggacaaagacagaggaggagaatgagaagCTGAGGCAGCAGCTGATAGAAGTGGAGGTCACCAAGCAGGCCCTGCAGAACGAGCTGGAGAAAGCCAAAGAG CTCTCACTGAAGAGAAAAGGAAGTAAGGAtggacagaaagcagagagaaagactcCACAGACCCCAGTCGAG GAAGAAAATGATGATCTGAAATGCCAACTAGCCTTCATCAAGGAGGAAGCCATCttgatgaggaagaagatggCAAAGATCGACAAGGAAAAGGACCGActggagcaggagctgcagaAGTACCGCTCCTTCTACGGGGACGTGGACAGCCCTCTGCCTAAAGGTGAGGCTGGGGGGCCTCCAACCACTCGCGAATCAGAGCTGAAGCTCCGCTTGCgcctggtggaggaggaggcgaaTATCCTGGGGAGGAAGATTgtggagctggaggtggagaacAGGGGACTGAAGGCAGAGCTGGACGACATGAGGGAGGACAG TATGGCGGCAGCAGGAGTGGACGGCTCTGGCACTGGAGGTCAACAGTGCAGGGAGCAGGGCGAGGCCCTGTCAGAGCTgaggcagcagcttcagctggTGGAAGATGAGGCAGAACTTCTTCGCAGGAATTTAGCAGATGTGGAAGAAGAGAACAAAAAG GTGACAAATGAACTCAATAAACTGAAGTACAAGGCTGGATCCCATGAAGCTGGATCGAGACATGGAGGag gaggagctgaccCCGCTAAAGTGGAGGCcctccaggaggagctgaaagCAGCGCGTCTGCAGATCAATGAACTGAGCGGCAAAGTCATGCAGCTCCAGTACGAGAACCGAGTGCTGCTCTCCAACATGCAGCGCTATGACCTGGCCTCCCACCTGGGCATCCGTGGCAGCCCGCGGGACAGTGACGCAGAGAGCGACGGAGGACGGGACGATGACACCCCCTCGGCCTCAGCTTCCTCCCCTCGCCTCCTCCCGCCCCACCGCAAGCGCGAGGGCCCTATTGGAGGGGAAAGTGACTCAGATGAGGTGAGGAACATCCGCTGCCTCACCCCGACACGCTCCCTTTACTCACCTGTGGACAGCCGTTTTTTAGCCAGAAGCCTGAAGGACCGACAGCAGATGATAGACATCCGCATAGAGGCGGAGAGGCTGGGTCGGACCATCGACAGGCTCATCGCTGACACCAGCACTATCATCGCTGAGGCCCGAGTATACGTCACCAACGGAGAGCTGTTTGCCAGGctggatgaggatgaagaaggtGGCAG GATCAGAGAGCATGAGCTGCTGTATCGCATCAACGCCCAGATGAAAGCCTTCAGGAAGGAGCTGCAGACCTTCATAGACCGGCTGGATGTCCCCAAGCAGGAGGATAAACAGGCAGAGGAGCCGCTGTCT GTCACTCAAGGTACAGGACATTATCATTTTCCACATATGACCCAAGCCACACATGTACTCAGATGCTTTCAGCGTTTACTGGAGAGGGAACACCGTGCAGCGACAGTGGAGTATTAG